Proteins encoded within one genomic window of Setaria italica strain Yugu1 chromosome IV, Setaria_italica_v2.0, whole genome shotgun sequence:
- the LOC101774735 gene encoding B3 domain-containing protein Os06g0107800, with protein MALTLALESSSSSRGEGGGDGHGSCRPRESMFEKVVTPSDVGKLNRLVVPKHLAEKHLPLPGAAARAGGTVLCFHDARGGEAAWRFRYSYWSSSQSYVMTKGWSRYVRDKRLAAGDTVSFYRDGARLFIDCRRIRRAGVVPAVPPRQPQQAFFFHNQQQAAVQPQQHLVVAPRVVVVDDEVEEARRRRCLRLFGVNLELELRAEPLLLDLQL; from the coding sequence ATGGCCCTGACGCTTGCGctggagagcagcagcagcagcagaggagaAGGCGGAGGCGACGGCCATGGTAGCTGCAGGCCGCGCGAGAGCATGTTCGAGAAGGTTGTGACGCCGAGCGACGTGGGGAAGCTGAACCGGCTGGTGGTGCCCAAGCACTTGGCCGAGAAGCACCTGCCGctgccgggcgccgccgcgcgggccGGCGGCACCGTGCTGTGCTTCCACGACGCCcggggcggcgaggcggcgtggcggTTCCGCTACTCGTACTGGAGCAGCAGCCAGAGCTACGTGATGACCAAAGGGTGGAGCCGCTACGTCCGCGACaagcgcctcgccgccggggaCACCGTCTCCTTCTACCGCGACGGAGCAAGGCTCTTCATCGACTGCCGCCGCataaggagggcaggggtcgtCCCAGCTGTGCCGCCACGACAGCCGCAGCaggccttcttcttccacaaccagcagcaggcggccgtgcagccgcagcagcacttggtggtggcgccgcgcgtcgtcgtcgttgatGACGAGGTAgaagaggcgcggcggcggcgttgcctGCGGCTGTTCGGAGTCAACCTGGAGCTGGAGCTCCGTGCCGAGCCGCTGCTCCTTGATTTGCAGCTCTGA